A region of Rhodamnia argentea isolate NSW1041297 chromosome 9, ASM2092103v1, whole genome shotgun sequence DNA encodes the following proteins:
- the LOC115748632 gene encoding mitogen-activated protein kinase kinase kinase 7-like: protein MEQFRQIGEVLGSLKALMVFRGNRQINGRQCCLLLDMLNHAYEVVADEMRENLRFEEKHAKWRILEQPLKELLRVFKEGEIYIRLCLDNKDWWAKTMILYQNTDCIDLHIHNLLSCMPVVIEAIEIAGEITGWDHDEMQKRRLVYSKKYQKEWSDPKLFRWKFGKQYLITQDFCDRLDQVWKDDRWLLMNKIREKSISGSASKYEQRLNDLLLRNLDMWEPSNWKLLPSSILVGSKDYQVRRRLGNGSQYKEILWLGETFALRHLFGNTETLVPEISLIHSLSHPNILQFLCSFIDEEKRECFVVAELMNRDLGSYVKEICGPRKRIPFSLPVAIDLMLQIARGMEYLHSKKIYHGDLNPSTILVKARGGSGEGYLQAKVSGFGLSSCRNSSQKTSLNQDGIIWQSPEVLAEQEETGSTRDMKCTEKSDVYSFGMICFELLTGKVPFEDAHLQGDKMSRNIRAGERPLFPFHSPKYLTSLTKRCWNIDPNQRPSFSSICRILRYVKRFLAMNPDCGGQPDLPMPSVDYLDIESRLLKKFPSWESPNPLPVSDVPFQMFVYRVVEREKSSACSKENSESGSEGASICGDESTISLDDPLPSAPERKLSPSPETPSRNLTSLKRITDVKLNKQPGTPRGRSLRPPQITPTGRSIRMNSESQLLLMSPKIKRSSSGNASD from the coding sequence ATGGAACAGTTTCGGCAGATAGGAGAAGTATTAGGAAGCCTAAAGGCGTTAATGGTGTTCCGCGGCAATAGACAGATCAACGGGCGTCAATGTTGTTTGTTGCTGGACATGTTGAACCACGCGTACGAAGTTGTGGCTGACGAGATGAGAGAGAACCTGCGATTCGAAGAGAAACATGCCAAATGGAGAATCCTGGAACAACCATTGAAAGAGCTCCTCAGGGTGTTCAAGGAAGGAGAGATCTATATCAGACTCTGCTTGGACAATAAGGACTGGTGGGCGAAAACCATGATCCTATATCAGAACACAGATTGCATTGACCTCCACATCCACAACCTGTTAAGTTGCATGCCAGTGGTCATCGAAGCGATTGAGATCGCCGGAGAAATTACTGGTTGGGATCATGATGAGATGCAAAAGAGGAGATTGGTGTACtcaaaaaagtaccaaaaagaaTGGAGTGACCCGAAGCTCTTCCGATGGAAATTCGGCAAACAATATCTCATAACTCAAGATTTCTGTGACCGGTTAGACCAAGTGTGGAAAGACGATAGATGGCTTCTGATGAATAAAATCCGGGAAAAGAGTATTTCCGGCTCCGCATCAAAGTATGAGCAGCGACTTAACGATCTGCTATTAAGGAACTTGGATATGTGGGAGCCTTCCAATTGGAAACTCTTGCCAAGTTCGATCCTAGTCGGGTCGAAGGACTACCAGGTAAGGCGAAGGCTAGGTAATGGCAGCCAATACAAGGAGATACTTTGGTTGGGCGAAACCTTTGCTCTGAGACATCTTTTCGGGAATACCGAGACCCTAGTTCCTGAGATTTCGTTGATACATTCTCTCTCCCACCCCAATATACTGCAATTTCTTTGTAGCTTCATCgacgaggaaaagagagagtgtTTCGTGGTTGCAGAGCTGATGAATAGAGACCTAGGAAGCTACGTCAAGGAAATCTGCGGTCCACGAAAACGAattcctttctctcttcctgTTGCCATCGATTTGATGCTTCAGATTGCTAGAGGGATGGAGTATCTCCACTCTAAGAAAATCTACCATGGCGATCTCAATCCTTCTACCATTCTGGTGAAGGCAAGAGGTGGTTCAGGAGAAGGATACTTGCAAGCCAAAGTCTCAGGATTCGGCCTGTCTTCCTGTAGAAACTCTTCCCAAAAGACATCTTTAAATCAAGATGGAATCATTTGGCAGTCTCCCGAAGTTCTAGCTGAGCAAGAAGAGACGGGAAGTACCAGAGACATGAAGTGCACCGAGAAGTCCGACGTCTAcagtttcgggatgatttgctTTGAACTTCTAACTGGAAAAGTACCCTTTGAGGATGCGCATCTTCAAGGGGACAAAATGAGCAGGAACATCAGGGCAGGAGAGAGGCCCTTGTTCCCATTCCATTCACCGAAATACTTGACCAGCTTGACGAAGAGATGTTGGAATATCGATCCAAATCAACGGCCGAGCTTCTCTTCCATTTGTAGGATCCTTCGCTACGTGAAGCGCTTTCTCGCGATGAATCCTGATTGCGGTGGCCAGCCAGACTTGCCAATGCCATCTGTGGACTACCTTGATATCGAATCGAGGCTGCTGAAGAAATTTCCTTCCTGGGAGAGCCCCAACCCATTACCCGTATCAGATGTGCCATTTCAGATGTTCGTTTACCGAGTAGTAGAGAGGGAGAAATCAAGTGCTTGTTCTAAAGAGAACTCTGAATCGGGTAGCGAGGGAGCCTCCATCTGCGGTGATGAAAGCACGATCAGTTTGGACGATCCTCTCCCGTCAGCACCCGAAAGGAAATTATCACCCTCTCCCGAAACTCCGAGCAGGAACTTGACATCGTTGAAAAGAATAACAGATGTCAAACTAAACAAACAACCTG